One window of Pyrus communis chromosome 12, drPyrComm1.1, whole genome shotgun sequence genomic DNA carries:
- the LOC137710609 gene encoding G patch domain-containing protein TGH-like: MASDEDDFVFYGTPIEREEDFTSRKKKSVAEASGNLRTVVPWKQEVRDEEGRRRFHGAFSGGFSAGYYNTVGSKEGWTPQTFVSSRKNRAEVKTQDIINFLDEDERAELEGQSLGTSMQFDTFGSTAAELARKQAEKEQQKRPSAIPGPVPDELVLPATDSIGVKLLLKMGWRHGRSIKDSHTDLSYDARREARKAFLAFSSSDAKTQLADSEPVHGELENHIELPAVDDVQSSQSTPVYVLYPKQDLHGLGFDPYKHAPEFRDKKRSRPSENRGIGYRSARSMDNNLFGFKSGKVAPGFGIGALEELDAEDEDVYNSGYDFEETYVEDIDDEPSRSITDSKQKLVRKEPGGLSGFRLASNSDYQHERFDPPVVPKDFVPHHKFSQPLDTGYKLGDPGPPEVSPPEDNNLKLLIDGVATLVARCGKLFEDLSREKNQSNPLFSFLVGGTGHDYYARKLWEERQKRGNHTKEILDGKLSPRKQKMTAENRGNFLGERPLERSSKESNSSVASKDAIQLQYNLSDTFTKPALDGEMLEVAKPFNDDPAKQERFERFLKEKYQGGLRSTESGGASHMSEAVRARERLDFEAAADAIQKGKWSKESKLSTSQFMDFLSAGAMQFTSGGSVQAKDTQAEKLIKKEVCIKRTEYQWRPSPILCKRFDLIDPFMGKPPPAPRMKSKMETLIFTSDSGKDTKAEETVIVKRDYIPGVQSYAQGISKDVVDEESAIDVEVENVERPVDLYKAIFSDDEDDDEDASIPKGVGKPEKKVEAANTTLNRLIAGDFLESLGKELGLEVPPELPSSTNKARTSSPPKGAGSGHSSILPVDNKPPSTRDISHRPESSQDAPRDNTEPFNVNLTGNSARCNSKTAEKDALGNQFDKIIFQKAPQEDRKDKTPSRRPQNVSSSPSSEDERSRKRSRRHQHRHSDSDSDSSSDHCDHHRSRSKGKKKGSSREKSSSSRKHSKHHKRRSRDSPEKDRSESRRDKHRRRD; encoded by the exons atGGCTTCGGACGAAGACGATTTCGTGTTCTACGGAACACCGATAGAGCGCGAGGAAGATTTCACCAGTCGCAAGAAGAAGTCCGTAGCCGAGGCCTCCGGTAACTTGCGCACTGTCGTTCCTTGGAAGCAAGAG GTTAGAGAtgaagaagggagaaggagatTTCATGGTGCATTTAGCGGAGGGTTTTCTGCTGGCTATTACAATACAGTTGGCTCAAAAGAGG GGTGGACACCACAGACTTTTGTGTCATCGCGGAAGAACAGAGCTGAAGTCAAAACGCAGGACATTATAAACTTTTTAGATGAAGATGAAAGAGCT GAGCTTGAAGGCCAATCTTTGGGGACATCCATGCAGTTTGATACATTTGGATCTACAGCTGCTGAACTTGCTCGTAAACAAGCTGAGAAGGAACAACAGAAAAG GCCGTCAGCTATTCCTGGACCTGTTCCTGATGAATTAGTTCTTCCAGCCACAGATTCTATAG GTGTAAAATTGCTGCTGAAGATGGGATGGCGTCATGGTCGTTCAATCAAGGATTCACATACTGATTTATCATACG ATGCTCGAAGGGAAGCTCGAAAAGCTTTTTTAGCATTTTCTTCCAGTGATGCAAAAACACAGCTGGCTGACTCTGAGCCCGTTCATGGCGAACTGGAGAATCATATTGAGCTGCCTGCCGTTGATGACGTTCAATCTTCTCAAAGCACACCT GTTTATGTACTCTACCCAAAGCAGGACCTTCATGGATTAGGTTTTGATCCTTATAAGCATGCTCCTGAGTTCAGGG ATAAGAAGAGATCACGCCCATCTGAGAATAGGGGTATTGGATATAGAAGTGCCCGTTCAATGGACAATAATCTTTTTGGCTTCAAGT CAGGAAAGGTTGCTCCTGGTTTTGGAATTGGAGCACTTGAAGAACTTGATGCTGAAGATGAGGATGTTTATAACTCGG GTTACGACTTTGAGGAAACTTATGTTGAAGATATTGACGATGAGCCTTCAAGATCAATCACGGATAGCAAGCAAAAGTTGGTTCGAAAGGAACCTGGTGGTCTCTCTGGATTTAGACTTGCATCTAACTCAGACTACCAGCATGAGAG ATTTGATCCTCCTGTAGTACCAAAAGATTTTGTACCCCACCATAAATTTTCTCAGCCTCTTGATACGGGCTACAAGCTTGGAGATCCTGGTCCCCCAGAAGTATCTCCTCCCGAAGATAATAATCTGAAACTCTTAATTGACGGGGTCGCAACTTTAGTAGCTCGATGTGGTAAATTATTTGAGGATCTCTCCAGAGAGAAAAATCAGTCAAATCCCTTGTTTAGTTTTCTAGTTGGAGGGACTGGCCATGATTATTATGCAAGGAAACTGTGGGAGGAGCGACAGAAGCGAGGCAATCACACCAAGGAGATATTGGATGGTAAATTGTCTCCACGAAAGCAGAAGATGACAGCAGAGAACCGTGGAAATTTTTTAGGGGAAAGGCCTTTGGAACGAAGCTCCAAAGAGTCAAATTCATCCGTTGCTTCTAAAGATGCCATTCAGCTTCAGTACAATCTTTCAGATACTTTTACTAAACCTGCATTAGAT GGCGAGATGCTGGAAGTTGCAAAACCTTTCAATGATGATCCTGCAAAGCAAGAAAGGTTTGAGCggtttctcaaggagaagtatCAAGGAGGACTTCGATCTACTGAGTCTGGTGGAGCTAGTCATATGTCAGAAGCAGTTCGTGCTCGTGAGAGATTGGACTTTGAGGCTGCAGCCGATGCAATACAGAAAGGGAAATGGAGTAAAGAAAGCAAACTCTCCACATCACAGTTCATGGATTTTTTATCTGCTGGAGCCATGCAGTTTACTTCTGGGGGATCGGTG CAAGCCAAAGACACTCAAGCtgaaaaattgataaaaaaggAAGTTTGCATAAAACGGACAGAATATCAGTGGCGTCCTTCACCTATTTTATGCAAACGCTTTGATCTCATCGATCCTTTCATGGGGAAG CCACCACCAGCTCCACGGATGAAGAGCAAAATGGAAACTCTGATTTTTACATCAGATTCTGGAAAAGACACAAAAGCAGAAGAAACTGTAATTGTAAAGAGAGATTACATCCCTGGTGTTCAATCTTATGCCCAAGGAATAAGCAAAGATGTAGTTGATGAGGAAAGCGCAATTGATGTTGAAGTTGAAAACGTCGAGAGGCCAGTTGACCTTTACAAG GCTATATTTTCtgatgatgaggatgatgatgaggaTGCCTCTATTCCCAAGGGGGTCGGTAAGCCAGAGAAGAAGGTTGAAGCAGCTAATACAACATTAAACCGTTTGATCGCAGGCGACTTTTTGGAATCCTTAGGAAAAGAACTAGGCCTAGAGGTTCCCCCTGAGCTGCCCTCATCAACGAACAAAGCCAGGACATCTTCGCCTCCCAAGGGAGCTGGTTCAGGACATTCCAGTATCCTGCCAGTTGATAATAAGCCACCTTCCACTCGCGATATTTCACACAGACCGGAAAGTTCTCAAGATGCTCCACGTGACAATACTGAACCTTTTAATGTTAACTTGACGGGTAATTCAGCGAGATGTAATAGCAAAACCGCAGAGAAGGATGCTTTGGGGAATCAGTTTGAcaagattatttttcaaaaagcaCCTCAAGAAGATAGGAAGGACAAAACACCCTCAAGGCGGCCCCAGAATGTGAGCAGCAGTCCATCATCAGAAGATGAAAGGAGCAGAAAGCGCTCTAGGAGACATCAGCATAGACACAGTGATTCAGATAGCGATTCATCCAGTGATCATTGTGACCATCACCGTTCTAGGTCtaaagggaagaagaaaggaTCCTCTCGAGAAAAGAGCAGTAGTAGCAGAAAACACTCGAAGCATCATAAACGTCGAAGCAGAGACTCCCCCGAGAAGGATCGTTCAGAATCCAGGAGAGACAAGCACAGAAGGCGAGATTGA